The following nucleotide sequence is from Streptomyces leeuwenhoekii.
GTGGCGAGGTCGAGATGTTCGGCCTGTACTTCACCGAGAAGGGCCAGCACCAGGAGCACCGGCTCTTCGTCGACCACAACGTCCCGCACTGCAAGTCGAACGTGATCTACAAGGGCGCGCTCCAGGGCGAGAACGCGCACGCGGTGTGGATCGGCGACGTCCTGATCGAGGCCGCGGCCGAGGGCACGGACACCTACGAGATGAACCGCAACCTCGTCCTGACGGACGGCGCGCGGGTCGACTCGGTGCCCAACCTGGAGATCGAGACCGGCGAGATCGTCGGCGCCGGCCACGCCTCCGCCACCGGCCGCTTCGACGACGAGCAGCTGTTCTACCTGATGGCCCGCGGCATCCCGGAGCACGAGGCCCGCCGCCTGGTGGTCCGCGGCTTCTTCGCCGAGCTGGTCCAGCAGATCGGCGTCCCGGACATCGAAGAGCGCCTGATCGCCAAGATCGAGCAGGAGCTGGAGGCGTCGGTCGCATGACCTTCGTACGCGCCTGTGGGCTGAGCGAGCTGGAGGAGGACACCCCGAAGCGGGTGGAACTCGACGGCACGCCCGTGTCCCTCGTGCAGACCGGGGGTGAGGTGTTCGCGATCCACGACATCTGCTCGCACGCGAACGTCTCGCTCTCGGAGGGCGAGGTCGACGACTGCCACATCGAGTGCTGGCTGCACGGCTCGCGCTTCGACCTGCGGTCCGGCAAGCCCGACAGTCTTCCGGCGACGCGCCCCGTCCCCGTATACCCCGTAAAGATCGAAGGGGACGACGTGCTCGTCTCCCTCACCCAGGAGTCCTGAGGCACCCATGGCAACGCTTGAAATCCGAGACCTGCACGTCACCGTCGAGGCCGACAACGCCACGAAGGAGATCCTCAAGGGCGTCGACCTCACCGTGAAGCAGGGCGAGACGCACGCCATCATGGGCCCCAACGGCTCGGGCAAGTCGACCCTCGCCTACTCGCTCGCGGGTCACCCCAAGTACACGATCACCGGCGGCACCGTCACCCTCGACGGCGAGGACGTCATCGAGATGTCCGTCGACGAGCGCGCCCGCGCCGGCCTGTTCCTGGCGATGCAGTACCCGGTCGAGGTCCCCGGCGTCTCCGTCTCCAACTTCCTGCGCACCTCCGCCACCGCCATCCGCGGCGAGGCCCCCAAGCTGCGCACCTGGGTGAAGGAGGTCAAGGAGGCCATGGAGCGCCTCAACATGGACCCCGCCTTCGCCGAGCGCAACGTCAACGAGGGCTTCTCCGGCGGTGAGAAGAAGCGCCACGAGATCCTCCAGCTCGAACTGCTCAAGCCGAAGGTCGCCATCCTCGACGAGACCGACTCCGGCCTGGACGTCGACGCGCTGCGCGTGGTGTCCGAGGGCGTCAACCGCGTGCGCGAGACCGGTGAGGTCGGCACCCTGCTGATCACCCACTACACGCGCATCCTGCGGTACATCAAGCCCGACCACGTCCACGTGTTCGCGAACGGCCGCATCGTCGAGTCCGGCGGTCCCGAGCTCGCCGACAAGCTGGAGAACGAGGGCTACGAGGCGTACGTGAAGGGTGGCGCATCCGCGTGACACAGCTGCCGGGCCTCCTCGACACCGAGGCGATCCGCAAGGACTTCCCGATCCTGGACCGTGTGCTCCACGACGGGAAGAAGCTCGTCTACCTCGACAACGCCGCGACCTCGCAGACCCCGCGCCAGGTCATCGACGTCCTCGACGAGTACTACGAGCAGCACAACGCCAACGTCCACCGTGGCGTGCACGTCCTCGCCGAGGAGGCCACGGCGCTGTACGAGGGCGCGCGTGACAAGGTCGCGGAGTTCATCAACGCGCCCTCGCGCGACGAGGTGATCTTCACCAAGAACGCCTCGGAGTCCCTCAACCTCGTGGCCAACATGCTCGGCTGGGCCGACGAGCCCTACCGGGTCGACCACGAGACCGAGATCGTCATCACGGAGATGGAGCACCACTCCAACATCGTGCCGTGGCAGCTTCTCGCGCAGCGCACGGGTGCGAAGCTGAAGTGGTTCGGCCTGACCGACGACGGCCGCCTGGACCTGTCCAACATCGACGAGGTCATCACCGAGAAGACGAAGGTCGTCTCGTTCGTGCTGGTCTCCAACATCCTGGGCACGCTCAACCCGGTCGAGGCGATCATCCGCCGCGCCCAGGAGGTCGGCGCCCTGGTCTGCGTCGACGCCTCCCAGGCCGCCCCGCACATGCCGCTGGACGTACAGGCCCTCCAGGCCGACTTCGTCGCCTTCACCGGCCACAAGATGTGCGGCCCGACCGGCATCGGCGTGCTCTGGGGCCGCCAGGAGCTGCTGGAGGACCTGCCTCCGTTCCTCGGCGGCGGCGAGATGATCGAGACGGTGTCGATGCACTCGTCGACGTACGCTCCCGCCCCGCACAAGTTCGAGGCGGGCACCCCGCCGATCGCGCAGGCGGTCGGTCTGGGCGCGGCGATCGACTACCTCAACTCGATCGGCATGGACAAGATCCTCGCCCACGAGCACGCGCTCACCGAGTACGCGGTCAAGCGGCTGGCGGAGGTCCCCGGCCTGCGCATCATCGGCCCGACCACGGCCGAGGACCGGGGCGCCGCGATCTCCTTCACCCTCGGCGACATCCACCCGCACGACGTGGGCCAGGTCCTCGACGAGCAGGGCATCGCGGTCCGCGTCGGCCACCACTGCGCGCGCCCGGTCTGCCTGCGCTACGGAATTCCTGCGACCACGCGAGCGTCGTTCTATCTGTACTCCACGCCGGCCGAGATCGACGCTCTGGTCGACGGACTGGAGCACGTACGGAACTTCTTCGGCTGAGGGGCGTGCTGAAAAGGTGAAGCTGGATTCCATGTACCAGGACGTCATCCTGGACCACTACAAGAACCCCCACGGGCGTGGTCTGCGGGACGGCGACGCCGAGGTGCACCACGTGAACCCCACGTGCGGCGACGAGATCACGCTGCGCGTGAAATACGACGGCACGACCATCGCCGACGTCAGCTACGAGGGCCAGGGCTGCTCCATCAGCCAGGCGTCGGCCTCCGTGCTGAACGAACTCCTCGTCGGCAAGGACCTGGCCGACGCGCAGAAGATCCAGGAGACCTTCCTGGAGCTGATGCAGTCCAAGGGCAAGATCGAGCCCGACGACGCCATGGAGGACATCCTGGAGGACGCGGTCGCGTTCGCCGGGGTCTCCAAATACCCGGCCCGGGTCAAGTGCGCCCTGTTGAGCTGGATGGCCTGGAAGGACGCGACGGCCCAGGCGCTGGACGGCGCCGACGCCGAAAGGAAGACGGCATGAGCGAGACCGTGGAGATGAAGCCGGCCTCGGAGGAGGAGCTCCGCGAGGCCCTGATGGACGTCGTCGACCCCGAGCTGGGCATCGACGTCGTCAACCTGGGCCTGATCTACGGCATCCACATCGACCAGGAGGCGAACATCGCCACGGTCGACATGACCCTGACCTCGGCGGCCTGCCCGCTGACCGATGTCATCGAGGACCAGGCCAAGTCCGCCACGGACGGCCTCGTCAACGAGCTGCGCATCAACTGGGTCTGGATGCCGCCGTGGGGCCCCGACAAGATCACGGACGACGGACGCGAGCAACTGCGGGCGCTCGGGTTCAACGTCTGAGACACCCCGGGACCGAGCGGTCCTCCGAAACGGCGGCACCCACGGGTGCCGCCGTTTCCGGCTGTCCGGGCCCGGCCGCTGTGTACGCTCGTACACATGGGATACCTGCTGCTGGCCGGAGCCATCGCCGCCGAGGTCGCCGGGACCACCGCCATGAAGTACAGCGAGGGCTTCAGCAGGCTGTGGCCGTCGCTGCTGACGCTCCTCGGGTACGTGATCTCCTTCGGGCTGCTCGCGCAGACGCTCAAGACCCTCTCCGTCGGCACGGCCTACGCCATCTGGTCCGGCGTCGGCACCGCCGCCATCGCCACCATCGGCATCGTCTTCCTCGGTGAGGGGATGACCCTCGCCAAGGCCGCCGGCATCGCGCTGATCATCGTCGGCGTGGTGGTGCTCAACCTGGGCGGCGCGCACTGATGCCCCGCCGTTACGACCCCGGCCGGCGGCAGCGGATCATCGACGCCGCGCTCCGGGTGGTGGCGGACAAGGGCATCGCCGGGCTCAGCCACCGCTCGGTGGCGGCCGAGGCCGATGTGCCGCTCGGCTCCACCACGTACCACTTCAGGACCCTCGACGATCTGCTGGTCGCCGCGCTGCGCCAGGCCGACGAGGGGTTCGCCGCGGTGCTCGCCGCGCACCCCGCCCTGGCGGACCCCCGGGCCGACCTGGCCGGGGAACTGGCCCGCGTCCTCGGCGAGTGGCTCGGCGGCGACCGTACCGGCGTCGAGCTGGAGTACGAGCTCTATCTCGCCGCCCTGCGGCGTCCCGCCCTGCGCCCGGTCGCCGCCGCATGGGCCGAGGGCGTCGCCGAGCGGCTCGCCCGCCGTACGGACCCGGGCACCGCGCGGGCCCTGGTCGCGCTGATGGACGGCATCTGCCTACAGGTGCTGCTGACCGGCGCGCCCTACGACGAGGCGTACGCGCGCGAGGCCCTGGCCCGGGTCGTTTCCGCAGGCCGGTGACGCCGGACGGATCCGTACCGCCCGGCACCCGAGACGGCGGCGGGCCTGGTTCGCCTCCACGGCCCCACGCCGGTTAGGTTGCCCTCATGACCGACACGACTGCTCCCCGTACCACCGGCGCCGTGGCCGCCGGCCTCGCCACGATCGCCTCCGACGGCACCGTCCTCGACACCTGGTTCCCCGCCCCCGAGCTGGTCGACGAGCCCGGCCCGTCCGGCACCGAGCGGCTCTCCGCCGAGCAGGCCGCTCAGGCACTGGGCGGCGGTGCGACCGCGGCGATCGGCCCGGACGCCCGCCGCGGCGTCGAGGTCGTCGCGGTCCGCACGGTCATCGCCTCCCTGGACGACAAGCCGGTCGACGCGCACGACGTCTACCTGCGCCTGCACCTGCTCTCCCACCGCCTGGTCAAGCCGCACGGCCAGAGCCTGGACGGCATCTTCGCCCACCTGGCCAACGTCGCCTGGACCTCGCTGGGCCCGGTCGCCGTCGACGACGTCGAGAAGGTGCGCCTCAACGCCCGCGCCGAGGGGCTGCACCTCCAGGTGACCTCCATCGACAAGTTCCCGCGGATGACCGACTACGTCGTCCCCAAGGGCGTGCGCATCGCCGACGCCGACCGGGTCCGCCTCGGCGCGTACCTCGGCGAGGGCACCACCGTCATGCACGAGGGCTTCGTCAACTTCAACGCGGGCACGCTCGGCACCTCCATGGTCGAGGGCCGCATCTCCGCGGGCGTCGTCGTCGGCGACGGCTCGGACATCGGCGGCGGCGCCTCCACCATGGGCACCCTGTCCGGCGGCGGCAACGTGATCATCTCCATCGGCGAGCGCTGCCTGGTCGGCGCCGAGGCGGGCGTCGGTATCGCCCTCGGCGACGAGTGCGTGGTCGAGGCCGGCCTGTACGTCACCGCCGGGACGCGCGTGACCATGCCCGACGGCCAGATCGTCAAGGCCCGCGAGCTGTCCGGCGCCTCCCACATCCTCTTCCGCCGCAACTCGGTCACGGGCGCGGTCGAGGCCCGCCCGAACAACGCGGTGTGGGGCGGGCTCAACGAGGTCCTGCACAGCCACAACTGAGCACCGGCGGCCGCGTTGCCGACCGACGTCCTCCTGCTGCCGACCGCTCGGCAGCAGGAGGACGTCGATCGTCTCCGGCGGCTGCGCGGTTCGCGACCGGCCGTACGGGGCGCCGGTCCCCCTGCGTACATATGATCGGCGTGACCTCGCGGTGGTCTTGGCGGATGAACGGGTGGACACAGAGTCCGATCAGACGCCGAACCGATGAAACGAGGTCGTGGTATGACGAACGAGCGGGTGAGGGCCGTGACGCGCTGGTTGACCGGGGCGGGCGCCGTGGCGGCGGTGTGCTGGCTCCCGGCGGGGACCGCGCACGCCGACGAGACCAACACGGCCTCGCACAACGGCCCCCGGGTGGCGTTGATCAACATCGGCCAGGTCGACGACCCCATGGAGGACGTGCTGGAGCACACGCTCCTCTTCGGCGACGGCTACGCCTGGAACTGAGCCGGTTCCGGGGCCTTCAGGGCCCAGTACCTCCGGCACCCGGGAAGTCGAGCACTCAGGAGTGCAGGAACTGCTCGTACACCGCCAGCAGCTCGTCGGCCGTCTCCCGGCCGGCGGGGCGCAGGGGCGGGCGGACCGGGCCCGCGGGCAGGCCCAGCGCGGTGAGGAGGGCCTTGGCCGTGACCGTGCCGGGCAGGCCCGCCGCCATCATCCGCCCGATCAGCGGCGTCGCCCGCCGCTGGAGCCGGGCCGCCCGCGCCGTGTCGCCCGCGTCGAACACGTCGAGGACGCGGCGGAGCCCGGCCGGGGCGACGTTGGCCACCGTGCTGACGTAGCCCGCGGCGCCGATCGCGTACAGGGCGAGGTTGTGCTCGTCGCAGCCCGCGTAGTACGCCAGCTCCGTGCGTGAGAGGACCTGCTGGACGCCCAGCAGGTCGTGGGAGCAGTCCTTGACCGCCACGATCCGCGGGTGCTCGGCGAGGCGGAGGACCGTGCCCGGTTCGATGCGGGTGCCGGTGCGGGCCGGGATGTCGTACAGCATCAGCGGCAGGCCGGAGGCGTCCGCGATCTGCCGGAAATGGTCCTCCAGCGCGTCCTGCGGGGGCCTGCTGTAAGGGGGCGCGACCACCAGCAGTCCGTCCGCTCCGGCCTTCTCGGCCGCCCGGGCCAGCTCCACCGTGTGCCGGGTGTCGGAAGTGCCGACGCCCGCCACGATCGCCGCCCGGTCGCCGACCGCCTCCCGCACCGCCCGGACGAGCGCGGTCTTCTCGGCGTCGGTCGTGGTGGGCGACTCACCCGTGGTCCCGGAGAGCACCAGGCCGTCGCAGCCGCCGGTCACCAGATGGTCGGCGAGGCGTGCCGCGCCGCCGGGATCGAGGGCGCCCGTCTCCGTGAAGGGCGTGACCATGGCGCAGAGGGCGCGGCCGAAGGGCGGGGGCAGGGAGCGGTCCATCGTCATGGCGGTAGTCTGCGCGGGGCTCGCCCTGTAGCTCTACTTAAATTCACTACGACGTACGCGTAAGGGATGCTTCAGAAACGGTGCGTGGGGGTGTGGCCTGGTTCCTACGGGCCGGGACGGGGCCCTATGGGCAAGGCGGGCGTCTTCGGGCACCATGGCGGGGACGGTCACCGGCACCACGTCAGGGTCATGGGAGGCGTCATGAAGCTCGGCAAGGCACTCGCCACGGGGATCGCGCAGGAGCGGCCCGAGGTCCACGAGGAGGAGCTCCGGATTCCCGAGGAGGTCCAGGAGCCCGCCCTGGCCGCGCCCGAAGAGGTGCCGGCCGCCCGATGAGGCTGCGGCTTCCGGAGGAACGCCCTGCGGAGCCGCCGACCGGATACAAGATCGCCCACGCGGTGCTCTCCCAGGACGGCACCCGGGCCGCCTTCACCGGGGTGTCCCTGGGCGGCTCGCTGCCGTACGGAGTCCGCGCCGACGCGTCCTGCGCCTACGGCCTGCGGCACCGGCCGCCCCAGCGCCGCTGTGACTGCGGCTTCCACTGCGTGCACGACCGGGCCGCGGCCGAGGCGCTGCTGTGCACGGCCGAGCACCGCACGGCCGTCCTGCTGGAGGTGACGGTCCTGGGCGCCTACATCCGCTTCGAACACGGCTTCCGCTACGCCCGCCAGCGGGTGCGGACCGCGACCGCCGGGCCCTGCGCGTGCGGCACGGCCGCGGTGGCGCTCGCCGACGCGGGCTGGGGCCGGCCCGGCTGGCGCGCGCTCGCCCCCTCCTGCGAGGGCTGCCTGCGCGGCCGGTACGCCCTCTCCCTCGCCGCCTTCGCACGGCTGGCCGGGGACGGGCTGCGGGTGGTCGCCGGAGGCGGGGCGGCGGGGCCGCGCCCGCCCCAGGAGCCGGTGGCGGCGACGTTCGGTGTGCCCGAACTGGTGGCCGAGGCGGCGCTGTTGCAGGCCCGCCTCGACTGGTTCCAGACAGAGCTGGCCCGGCTCGGCGCCCGCGGGCCGGGCGGCGCGGGGCAGGGGTAGCGGGGTCGGGCGCGGGTACCCGGGTGTCCCGAACCGAGAGGAGGCGGAACACCGTGACCGGGACCACAGCACCCAGGCCCGTGCGCGACGAGCACCACTCCGTGGGCGAACTCGTGGGTCAGGCCACCGAACAGCTCTCCCGGCTCGTACGCCAGGAAGTGGCCCTCGCCAAGGAGGAACTGGCCGAGAAGGGGCGGCGCGCCGGACGCGGCGGCGGGCTGCTCGGTGCCGCGGGCGCCGTCGCCTACGTCGGTCTGTTCGCCCTGGCCGGCACGGCCACCGCCGCGCTCTCGCTGGCGTTGCCCGTCTGGGCCGCGGCGCTCATCGTGACGGCGGTGCTGTTCGTGACCGCGGGCCTGCTGGCGGTGGCCGGACGCGCCCAGCTCCGCCGAGCCGCACCCCCCACGCCCGAGGCGACCCTCGGCAGCGTCAGGGCCGACGTGGAGGAGATCAGGGAAAGGGCGCATCGATGACGGAACCGACGGACCCGACCACTCCGGCGACCCCGGCGAGCGGCGACGCCGCCAGGACCGGGCCGGCCGCGCGGACGGCCGGTGGGGCCAAGGGCCCCGACGAGCTGCGGCGGCAGATCGAACAGACCCGCCACGAACTCGGCGACACCGTCGAGGAGCTGGCGGGCAAGACCGATGTGAAGGGCCGCGCCAAGGCACGGGCCGCCGACCTGAGGGACCGGGCCGGGGCGATGACCGTGCAACTGCGCAGCAGCGCCGCCCAGGCCGGGCACACCGTGCAGGAACGGGCGGGCCGGGCCGGTCACGCCGTGGAGCACGGGGTGCCGGAACCCGTCCGCGACCTCGTCCGGGCCGGGCGCAGGCACCCGGCTCCGGTACTGCTCGCGGGCGCGGCGGCGGGCGCCGTCGTCGCGGCGGGCATGCTGCGGAGGCGGCACAACGGGCACCGCTGAGACCGGCACCGGGGGGGCCTCATACGAGGCCGCTTCGGGTGTCCCTTCGGGCGCCCCTCTCCGGGGGAGGGGCGCCCGACCACGCTTGACCTCAAGTCAGGTGGAGGTTGAAGGGTGGTCGGTGCGTGCGACGACCACCGTCGCCCACCACCCACCCCGGAGGCCGGCATGACCCGCCGTACCGCAGCACACCCCGACCTGACCCGCACGGACGTGGCGGCGCCCTTCTTCAGCACCTGGCGCGTGGGCACCCCCGAGCGGCAGCGGCAGGCCGTCGAGGCGATCGCCCGCGCCTGGCAGCGCCGCCCCTGGCCCGGCGAGGGCCTGCGGGCCTACCACGTCTACACCGGGCACGACGGGGAGACGCTGATGCACCACTCGCGATGGGTGAGCGAGCAGGCGTACGAGGCGTTCTCGAAGACCCGCCGGCAGGAGCGCGTCGACGAGATCGACACCGCGGTGCCGGACATCGAGCGGCTGGGGCTCCACCGCTACCGGTACCACCGCAGCCGCGAGCGCGCCGCCGGTGACGAGCGCACCCCCGGCCTGATCGTGACGGTGCGGATCGGCTTCGAGGAGGCGGCGGCCGGGCGGCGCGCGGACTGGATCGACCTCGTGCTCAAGGCACTCGCCGACGAGCCGGCGGAGCACCGCGGCCTGATCGCCGCCCACTTCCACCTGAGCACCGACGGAAGTCACGTCCTCAACTACGCCGAGTGGGAGAGCGCCCCGGCCTACGACGAGGCCCTCGCCGCGCCGGGCCGGGGCATCGGTGCGGCGACGGAGCTGTGGGAGCGGGTGCGGACGTACCCGGGCGTGACGGGCTTCACCGGCAGCCGCTACGACCACGCCCTCGGTCTCGTGCCGTCCTGAACCCGCCCCCGCCGCGGACCCGTCAGGGCCGGAACCGCAGCACCTGCGGGTCGTGATCGCTGATCTGGTCGTGGAACTCGGCGTTGAAGTGCACGCTGTCGTACTCCACCCCGTCGCCGCGCCGGATCGACGGGCTGACCAGGATCTGGTCCAGGGCCTGGCTGTTGCCCTGGTAGACGTACGAGTAGCGCTCGCTCCTCGGCAGCGACTTGACCGCCGACCACAGCTCGCCGTCGCCCTCCAGGATGCGCGTGGTCGCGGAGAACTCGAAGTCGTTGATGTCGCCGAGCACGACCACGTCCGCGTTCTTCTGGACGTCGAGGATCTGCCGCACGAAGGTGTTCACGGCCTTCGCCTGGAGGTGGCGCTGGGTCTCCGAGCCGCGCACCGGCGGCTGGTACTGGGAGGTCAGACCCTGGTCGCCGCCCTTGGAGTTGAAGTGGTTGGCGACCACGACGACCGTCCGGCCGCGGAAGACGAACTCGCCGGCCAGCGGCTTGCGGCTGTTCTCCCAGGCGGGGTCGGCCGGGGCGACGCGGCCGGGGGAGACGGTCAGGGCCGCCTTGCCGCGGACCTCGGTCACCCCGGTCGCGGTGGTCGCGTCACCGCCGGGGCGGTCGGTGAAGGAGACCCGCTCGGGGTTGAACAGGAACACCTGGCGGATGTTGCCGCCCGGCTCGCCGCCGTCGGTCCCGTCGGCCGGGTCGACACCGCGCCAGTCGTAGCGGGGACCGCCCGCCGCGACGATCGCGTCGATCAGCCGGCCCACCGTCTCGTCGGCGGCCACCGTGCCGTCGTCGGTGGCGCCGCTGTTGTCCTGGATCTCCTCCAGGGACACGATGTCGGGGGAGGAGAGGTGGCGCACGATGGCCTCGGCGTGCGCCGCGAAGGTGTCGTCGGAGGGGTCGAGGTTCTCGACGTTGTACGTCGCCACCGCCAGCTCGCCGCGCCGCTGCGCACGCGTGGTCTCGCGCTGGAGGCCCCCGCTCTCCAGGGTGCCGAGTTCGCGGGCGACCAGGGTGTAGCCGCCGTACTGGTTGTAGTCCAGCGGGCCCGCGGTGGCACCGGCCAGGGTGTCGCCCACGTTCGCCTCGGGGAAGTCCGCGGCCCGGCCGAGGGACTGGATCTGCAGCCGGCCCGTGTTCTGCGCCGCGTACGAGCCGTAGACCGTGCCGCCGCGCCGGTTGCGGTGCTCGTCCGGCTTCACCGTCACCCACAGCTCGGTGTACGGGTCGGTGGCGCCGACCACGCGGACGTCGGCGACCCGGACGTTCATGCCCTCCAGGGACTCGTAGAGGTCCAGCGCGTAGCGGTCGGGGCGCAGGGGCAGCCCGTTGACCGAGCCGTTCGCGGCGCTGTCGCCGTCGGGCGCGTACCGGCCCGGCACGGAGGCGGCGTCGACGGTCACCGCGGCCGGGACCGGGTTGCCGCTCGAGACGACGGTGACCTTGGGGCGGGTGATCTCGGTCAGCGACTGGTTCCCGGAGGAGGTGCCGCCGGGGACGTACTCCGTCACCGTGCCGGAGACGGTGACCGCGTCGCCGACGGCGGCCTTCGGGGCGGAGGAGGTGAAGACGAACACGCCTTCGCTGGTGGCCGGGTCGGCGTCCGGGGACGGGTCCTGCATCCAGAAGCCCTTGGAGGAGCCGTAGGAGCGCACGCCGGTGACGATTCCGGTCACGTCGGTGACCTGCTGTCCGGCGTAGGGGGATATGCGGGTGGTGCCCTGGATGTCGTGGACGCGCACCGACTGGGCGTGCGCGGGTGCGCTCAGGACGACGGTGGACGCCGCGGAGCACACGGCGGCGACGGTGAGCGCGGCCAGCCGCGCGGACGACGTGGTCGGCAAGGGAATCCCTCCGGGGGACGTGACGGAACGCCGGGACGAGGTGGAGCGGAGGCGGAACGCGAGGGCCGCGGGAAGCGGATGGTCGCGCCCGCCCCGCACGGCCTGCGCGGCGGGCGGGTGGCGGGCGCGGCCACGTGTCCCTGGCCGGTACGGCTTCTACGCGCGTCAATCTCCTGCCTGGCCGCGCTCGTTGTCAAGGTTTCGGCCATGTACGGCGGCCGACGGGGAGATGAACCGGGCGGCATGGGGCCAAACCCGTCTAGGCTGAGCGGTTGAGCCGTGTCGCCCGGTGGGCGCACGGCGTTCCAGGTGGTCGCAGGACCTCCCAGGCGGCCGTACGGCCCTCGACGCGGACGTACGGCCTTCGAGGCGCGCTAGGAGAAACAGCCGATGTCAGACAGCTCCACCCTGCCGCCGGTGCGGCTGCACGCCGAAGCGGAGCTGGCCCGCGACGCGCTGTCCACGCCGTTGCTCTCCCGGGCCGCCCGGCTGGCCCGCTGGGCCGGGCCGGACACCCGGGTCGACGCCGGGGGCGCACTCGTCGACGAGCAGCTTCCCGCGGCGGCCGAGGCGCTCGGGCTGAGCGGGGACGACGCCGCGGCGTACGCGAGCGAGGCGTGGCGGGTCGCCGTGGACACCGGGCTGGTGGAGATCACCGACGAGGAGAAGGGCACCGTCGCCGCGGGCGCGGACCTGGCGCTGCTCACCGGCGGCTCGCCCCACGACGTGCTCCAGGTGTGGCTCGGCGCCCTGGAGGCGGTCCTCGCCGACGCGAGCGTGCCCGACCTCGGCGCGGTCGTCGACGCGATGGCCGAGGGCGGCGAGGTCGACCTGTCGTCCCTGGGCTTCGATCCGGAGGCGGAGGCGGAGTTCCTGGAGGGAGTGC
It contains:
- a CDS encoding non-heme iron oxygenase ferredoxin subunit, producing MTFVRACGLSELEEDTPKRVELDGTPVSLVQTGGEVFAIHDICSHANVSLSEGEVDDCHIECWLHGSRFDLRSGKPDSLPATRPVPVYPVKIEGDDVLVSLTQES
- the sufC gene encoding Fe-S cluster assembly ATPase SufC — protein: MATLEIRDLHVTVEADNATKEILKGVDLTVKQGETHAIMGPNGSGKSTLAYSLAGHPKYTITGGTVTLDGEDVIEMSVDERARAGLFLAMQYPVEVPGVSVSNFLRTSATAIRGEAPKLRTWVKEVKEAMERLNMDPAFAERNVNEGFSGGEKKRHEILQLELLKPKVAILDETDSGLDVDALRVVSEGVNRVRETGEVGTLLITHYTRILRYIKPDHVHVFANGRIVESGGPELADKLENEGYEAYVKGGASA
- a CDS encoding cysteine desulfurase; this translates as MTQLPGLLDTEAIRKDFPILDRVLHDGKKLVYLDNAATSQTPRQVIDVLDEYYEQHNANVHRGVHVLAEEATALYEGARDKVAEFINAPSRDEVIFTKNASESLNLVANMLGWADEPYRVDHETEIVITEMEHHSNIVPWQLLAQRTGAKLKWFGLTDDGRLDLSNIDEVITEKTKVVSFVLVSNILGTLNPVEAIIRRAQEVGALVCVDASQAAPHMPLDVQALQADFVAFTGHKMCGPTGIGVLWGRQELLEDLPPFLGGGEMIETVSMHSSTYAPAPHKFEAGTPPIAQAVGLGAAIDYLNSIGMDKILAHEHALTEYAVKRLAEVPGLRIIGPTTAEDRGAAISFTLGDIHPHDVGQVLDEQGIAVRVGHHCARPVCLRYGIPATTRASFYLYSTPAEIDALVDGLEHVRNFFG
- the sufU gene encoding Fe-S cluster assembly sulfur transfer protein SufU, whose protein sequence is MKLDSMYQDVILDHYKNPHGRGLRDGDAEVHHVNPTCGDEITLRVKYDGTTIADVSYEGQGCSISQASASVLNELLVGKDLADAQKIQETFLELMQSKGKIEPDDAMEDILEDAVAFAGVSKYPARVKCALLSWMAWKDATAQALDGADAERKTA
- a CDS encoding metal-sulfur cluster assembly factor, which codes for MSETVEMKPASEEELREALMDVVDPELGIDVVNLGLIYGIHIDQEANIATVDMTLTSAACPLTDVIEDQAKSATDGLVNELRINWVWMPPWGPDKITDDGREQLRALGFNV
- a CDS encoding DMT family transporter yields the protein MGYLLLAGAIAAEVAGTTAMKYSEGFSRLWPSLLTLLGYVISFGLLAQTLKTLSVGTAYAIWSGVGTAAIATIGIVFLGEGMTLAKAAGIALIIVGVVVLNLGGAH
- a CDS encoding TetR/AcrR family transcriptional regulator; the encoded protein is MPRRYDPGRRQRIIDAALRVVADKGIAGLSHRSVAAEADVPLGSTTYHFRTLDDLLVAALRQADEGFAAVLAAHPALADPRADLAGELARVLGEWLGGDRTGVELEYELYLAALRRPALRPVAAAWAEGVAERLARRTDPGTARALVALMDGICLQVLLTGAPYDEAYAREALARVVSAGR
- the dapD gene encoding 2,3,4,5-tetrahydropyridine-2,6-dicarboxylate N-succinyltransferase; amino-acid sequence: MTDTTAPRTTGAVAAGLATIASDGTVLDTWFPAPELVDEPGPSGTERLSAEQAAQALGGGATAAIGPDARRGVEVVAVRTVIASLDDKPVDAHDVYLRLHLLSHRLVKPHGQSLDGIFAHLANVAWTSLGPVAVDDVEKVRLNARAEGLHLQVTSIDKFPRMTDYVVPKGVRIADADRVRLGAYLGEGTTVMHEGFVNFNAGTLGTSMVEGRISAGVVVGDGSDIGGGASTMGTLSGGGNVIISIGERCLVGAEAGVGIALGDECVVEAGLYVTAGTRVTMPDGQIVKARELSGASHILFRRNSVTGAVEARPNNAVWGGLNEVLHSHN
- the dapA gene encoding 4-hydroxy-tetrahydrodipicolinate synthase, coding for MTMDRSLPPPFGRALCAMVTPFTETGALDPGGAARLADHLVTGGCDGLVLSGTTGESPTTTDAEKTALVRAVREAVGDRAAIVAGVGTSDTRHTVELARAAEKAGADGLLVVAPPYSRPPQDALEDHFRQIADASGLPLMLYDIPARTGTRIEPGTVLRLAEHPRIVAVKDCSHDLLGVQQVLSRTELAYYAGCDEHNLALYAIGAAGYVSTVANVAPAGLRRVLDVFDAGDTARAARLQRRATPLIGRMMAAGLPGTVTAKALLTALGLPAGPVRPPLRPAGRETADELLAVYEQFLHS
- a CDS encoding phage holin family protein, which translates into the protein MTGTTAPRPVRDEHHSVGELVGQATEQLSRLVRQEVALAKEELAEKGRRAGRGGGLLGAAGAVAYVGLFALAGTATAALSLALPVWAAALIVTAVLFVTAGLLAVAGRAQLRRAAPPTPEATLGSVRADVEEIRERAHR
- a CDS encoding DUF3618 domain-containing protein, which encodes MTEPTDPTTPATPASGDAARTGPAARTAGGAKGPDELRRQIEQTRHELGDTVEELAGKTDVKGRAKARAADLRDRAGAMTVQLRSSAAQAGHTVQERAGRAGHAVEHGVPEPVRDLVRAGRRHPAPVLLAGAAAGAVVAAGMLRRRHNGHR
- a CDS encoding antibiotic biosynthesis monooxygenase — encoded protein: MTRRTAAHPDLTRTDVAAPFFSTWRVGTPERQRQAVEAIARAWQRRPWPGEGLRAYHVYTGHDGETLMHHSRWVSEQAYEAFSKTRRQERVDEIDTAVPDIERLGLHRYRYHRSRERAAGDERTPGLIVTVRIGFEEAAAGRRADWIDLVLKALADEPAEHRGLIAAHFHLSTDGSHVLNYAEWESAPAYDEALAAPGRGIGAATELWERVRTYPGVTGFTGSRYDHALGLVPS